The following are encoded in a window of Phocoena phocoena chromosome 2, mPhoPho1.1, whole genome shotgun sequence genomic DNA:
- the SAXO2 gene encoding LOW QUALITY PROTEIN: stabilizer of axonemal microtubules 2 (The sequence of the model RefSeq protein was modified relative to this genomic sequence to represent the inferred CDS: inserted 2 bases in 1 codon; deleted 3 bases in 3 codons; substituted 1 base at 1 genomic stop codon), whose protein sequence is MYDSVLPPQSLKPKEEFPAYLCKMEGITTFKSDSRPYEIVKQPRHAPEEYKPKQGEIDLGTTYKWHLNSCRVQRVAIARPLERQVKKGKLDTVPAYKDDYRAWDIQKSELYKQEQNYYPPTVKFGNXTFQDDCVPCEIKPRQSFKPSPAVKRSTVPFNGDTSHHLDYVPHQLEFKFARPKEVYKPPTNQPFEDLTTHXYDFQGLVGENANICRPPYTRVSQNAQFERSTEFRDSFQLWEIPPPEVKKVKEYVPPAGIVQLHSTSHIDYVPYEARCVVPPIRPASRRKNNSFPSQGESTTKEDFPARESCCQRFINIKQEQQSPNLSGKFDGLSTFRSHYVPHELIPTESCKPVNVPFKSSIPFDDVTVYSPKCAPKKQEICPASYPSPPGYTFEHTNSQGHKFFHTIAPTAEGLLIIKSYLKGS, encoded by the exons gTCGGATTCTCGTCCTTATGAAATAGTCAAACAGCCTCGCCATGCACCAGAAGAATATAAACCAAAGCAGGGGGAGATTGATCTTGGTACTACCTACAAATGGCATCTTAATTCTTGTAGAGTGCAGCGTGTGGCAATAGCTCGGCCTTTGGAGAGACAAGTTAAAAAAGGGAAGTTGGATACTGTCCCAGCCTATAAAG atgaTTATAGAGCTTGGGACATTCAGAAAAGTGAACTttataaacaagaacaaaattacTATCCCCCTACTGTGAAATTTGGAAA AACATTTCAGGATGACTGTGTACCTTGTGAGATAAAGCCTAGGCAAAGCTTTAAACCCAGCCCTGCAGTCAAACGTTCTACAGTCCCCTTTAATGGTGATACAAGTCATCACCTTGATTACGTACCTCATCAGCTAGAATTCAAGTTTGCGAGGCCAAAAGAAGTTTAcaagcca ccaaccaaccaaccttTTGAGGATCTCACAACTCACTGATATGACTTCCAGGGGCTTGTTGGTGAAAATGCAAACATCTGCAGACCTCCATACACCAGAGTGTCCCAAAATGCTCAATTTGAAAGAAGCACTGAATTCCGTGACAGTTTTCAACTATGGGAAATCCCACCACCCGAAGTCAAGAAAGTAAAAGAGTATGTCCCTCCCGCAGGTATCGTGCAATTACACAGCACAAGCCACATCGATTATGTTCCATATGAGGCCAGATGTGTTGTTCCC CCCATCAGGCCAGCTTCTCGTAGAAAAAATAACAGTTTTCCTTCCCAAGGAGAAAGCACCACGAAGGAAGATTTTCCAGCACGGGAAAGTTGTTGTCAAAGATTTATTAATATTAAGCAGGAGCAGCAGAGCCCCAACCTATCTGGGAAATTTGATGGTTTGAGCACTTTCAGATCTCACTATGTGCCACATGAATTGATTCCAACAGAGAGTTGCAAACCTGTAAATGTTCCCTTTAAGAGTTCTATTCCATTTGATGACGTAACCGTGTACTCTCCCAAGTGTGcaccaaagaaacaggaaatctgCCCTGCC AGTTATCCTTCTCCTCCAGGTTATACCTTTGAACATACAAATTCCCAAGGTCATAAATTCTTCCACACGATCGCTCCCACGGCTGAAGGCCTTCTAATCATCAAATCATATTTAAAAGGAAGCTAA